The Gopherus flavomarginatus isolate rGopFla2 chromosome 20, rGopFla2.mat.asm, whole genome shotgun sequence region GAGAAACAGCAGAGCTCAGGCTAGCTGTCCTGTCCCCCTGGGACCTCAGCAACCCACTTGTTCCCTGATGTGGGGAGCTCTGGTTCCCCCTTCCGGCTGCGATCTTGTTGGGTGCTATGTGCTTCCTTTGGCTGCGTGGTTGGCCCAGGCCGAGCTGAGGTACAGGGAACTGGCTGTCACACCCTGCCCAAGGGGCAGCAGGACGTAGTGTACAGCActgttccccacccacccaccaaggACAGGGAGCCAAGGGGCTCTTGCTCTCCTATGGAGAACCCCATTTACCCCATCTAATTTCCATCCGTGCCGCTCCCTGGACACAGACTAGGAGTTGCCCTCTGAGACAGAGTGGGACTGTGAGCAGCCTGCTGCAGAAGGGGCCACCTGAGCCCTGCTTCCAGCCAGTAGGACGCTGGGATGGGACCGGGCCTGGCTGTGGCCTCTGGGAGCCAGTGGAGCCTTGTGTGAGGACAGGggctgtgctcccagcactgccccagcagCTAGGGTGGGCTGACTGCTCTCCCTAGCCCACCCCAGGACCAACTGGTTTGCATAAGTATCTGGGACCTGTGGAGGGTCAAGGCACAGAGTTAATACGTAAAGTGATCGGGTACATTCAGTGTGCGGCCAGCCCAGCCTTGTGCTTCgtggagcagagggctgggttctcctggggagggcagggagccctccactcccaccctctgGGGAAAGTCTCCCTTGTTCTTGCCCTGTGCAGCAGGAGCCATGGCGCTGCTCTGTGGTGCAGTGGCTCTCCCAAAGGGGTCACACAGGTGGTGCCACGCATGGGTGCTGGCCCCTAGGGATTGCAGGGGAATGGCAGATGAGAATCCAGCCCTTCCCTGCTGGGTGTGAGCTGCCTCTCAGAGGAGGGCAGGGGCCAGGAGTGCTCTACAACCTCCGGACAGGCAGGCCTCTGAGCCAATAGGATTGACCCTCACCTTCCTCACAGAGGCTCAGCAGGCACTCAGaggtcagggcaggctccctcccacccgccctGCCCGAGGGGGGGGATGAGCACAGGGCGAGGGCGTGTGGTTGCAGTTGGCCTTCGGAGCAGTGCCCACAGCCACTCAGGCTGGAGTTTGGTGCTCGCGGAGGTGGAGCCGTGGCTGGTGCAGCTCCCTGGATGCAGAAACAggctccctccctctgcccagtacccagccctggctcccctgGCCGCCTCCACCTCTGCTCTGTCTCCGGAGGGGCTGGTGTGAGTCCAGGGAGTCTGAGCTCATGGCGGAGAGacagggagccccagggcctcctGGGCAAGCAGTGGCTGAAACAGTCCAAGAGCCCTGCTGGCAGAGAGGGGATGAGaaagccagggtgggcagggcccAGGAGGCTCCACCAAGGCCTCCCACGCCTCACAGTCTCCTCTCTACGGGCTGCTGCAGGCACAGCTCACTGCCCGCCGAGATGATGGGCAGGTGATTGTCCATGTGGTAGCTGATCAGGTGACTGACGCTCTCAAAGCGATGATCCTTCGTCCGCACCTGCAAGGGCCAGAAACGGGGCTCAAGGGATGGCCAGAAAGTGGGTGGAGCCAGGAGGCAGGTGCGCCCTCTTGTGACCAAATGAGACATGGCAGCACAAACCCAGCGGAGAGGAGCCAGTGTCCTGTTCCCTTGCAGGACCCGACTGAGGCAtctccaggagggaggggtggctgtatccacttctggggtgggggtAACTAAGAGCCAATAGGGCTGAGCGGGAGCCAAGGCTGGAGCAGGGAAGGGCTCCTGTCAATCATTCTCACACACAAGAACccaggagctgatggggggcaagaatacagggtgctggctccatGGCCAGCGGGCACCCCAGGAAACCTGCAGTGgcttggctcttctctgcactcccAGCTCTGGTCAGCTCTTCCCTTGAGCGCCAAGCCTGTAGGACTGGGGAAGGGAGCCCCCCGCCATGGCCCCAGGGCCAACTCACCACTCCCTCGGGGTcgaccagcagcaggtgcttgggCTGCCCGCCCTGCAGCCCGGTCAGCACGTACTGGCCCGGTGTGGTAGTGCTCTCCCGCACCAGGAAGTCCCCGTTCACCTTCAGCAGCTTCTCCGCCTCTTTGCGGCTCATCTTCCCGTGGTACCAGGGCTCCCGCCGCAGCTGCTCCTCCATGGAGGCCAGGAGCTGGGCTGGCGGCAGCCCCATCGGCACCGCGGGCGGGACCCGCAGGGCATCCTCGAAGGGctctgcgggggagaggagcaggggttggacggACACGGAGCCCACACTCACGCCTGTGCCCTGGGGCTCTAGACGGTTGGACAGAGGCAAGCCAGGCCCCTCAGCCCAGCAACCATGCAGAGCCAATCAATGCCAGCCCAGAGCTGGCGCAGAGGGCCAGCAGGATAGGCCAACCCCCACTCACTCATGTCGAAGAGGTCTCGCTGGGCACTGCCATTGGCCGTGCACGGGATGCTGGCAGCAGAGGCCTGGCGCGACCTGTCCAGGTTCTGCACGTTGACGTAGGACGGGTCATCAAACAGGTCGGTGCGGATGGCTGGGACAGCGCCGGAGGCATATTTATCCCTTCCTGCATGGAGGGCAGCTGCAGTTAGCAGGGCTTGCCAGGCCCCCCCACCTCAGCTACAGGGTCCAACACCCCCCTGCTGGGCCTTGGGTTACCCCAGGAATTGCCGGCAGAGACCCCAgctagggggcagcagggggcgagCCCCACACTCTGCAGGGATCCCTTGATTTGCTCCATGTGATCCTGGCAAACCCAAAGATGATGCAGAACCGGACCCAGGGACGTGAAAGTCTTGGGGCATTTTGCTCCTGACCTTGGCACACACGGGATGCTCAGAGATTAGCCTATCCCACTGCGGAGGGCAGCAGGGAGGCAATGCTAGAGCTGGCACCGCCATGAGGGGCAGGAAGGTGTCCAAGCCGCACCATGCCAGGCCATGCGGCCCCCAGCAGGTGGGCGAGGGAGCCTGTGGCACAACTGCCCATGATCTGGTACCTTGGACAGGAGGATGCTGCTTCCGGGGGTCATGCTCTGCGCTGGACATCTGGCCCACAGGCTGCAGGAGGAAGAGACAGGCGGTGAGTAGCCAAGGCTTGGgctgctcccttctcctccccgtgCCCGCAgcacccagctccagtggcctccaGCCTGACCATCTGCCACCCATCCGACTGGCAGCAGGCAGCGCCCCCTGTGCAGGGCCATACTCTGCCAGGTCTCACCCTGGGGTCATTGGCCAGGTGGCCCCAGGCCCGCAGCTCAGCCCTGAGTTGCTTCTCCTCTTTCCAGACACACTATGGGGATGGCAGCTCCCCTCCGAGCTGGCACCAAGGGACCCTTCTGGCATGGCCCTGGGAAGGGGCGCAGTGGGACGAACCGGTGGGAGCGACACCCTCACCCCCCACGAGCAGTGCTTACCAGCGTTGCCCCCAGGTGATTGGGCGTCGGTGCCACGCTGGCGCCATCACGCAGCCGCATGTCCACCACGCCCCCCAGGGGCGGCTCTTTGCCGGGGAAGTCGTTGTAGTACTGGTGGTCCGatggctcttcctcctcctcgtccCAGGCCGAGCCGTCGAACCCGGCCATTCTAGGGTGTGGGGAGCAGTAGGTGAGCAGCAatgcaccccagctctgccacgcaCCCTCCACTCCCCCCTACCGGCTCCATGCCCAACGCCTCACCAAGGGCCCAGCAGGGCCTGGACTGGAGCCAGGCAGCCACTGCAtcctgcccagagccctgccgGCTGGCCAGGGAGCTCAAGGGGCAACCCCACCCAGCAGCATCCTCAGGCACTGCTGCCCCCCATACCTGTCGTGGGGAGTGACGAGCTTTGGGGGGTTTTTCAAGTACTGCTTGAAGCGCAGCTCAAAGGCCTGCCCAATGGTGCTGATCACGTCCTGCGCCAGGCCCTCGGGGCACTCCAGGATAtggcaggctggggagggaacgAACGCAGGGCTCAGGGGGAGGgacacccccctcacacacacacacacacgcacaccccggGACACTGCCAGGCTCTCGTTACACCCACCCCTGGCGGCAGGGCCCCAGCAAAgcaactgctgctgcaggcctGGAGCCAGTCAGGGCATGCAGGGGGGTGGCCAACCCACCTCTCATGGCCccggctggctggggggcagcacTGGGCTGCGGCAGGCATCCAGCAGCGGTGGGGTTAATGGCTGCGCCAGCCAGCCAGGAGATGGCATGAGTCACTCACCTCTCTGATTGACGGGGTCTTTGGCAACATAGGCAACATACTCTGCAGTGTCCTGTGAGGGAGACGCAGTGGGTGAGGTGACAGCAGCAccggagctgggggcggggggcacccCTACCCGTCACCCACAGCCTAGTGCTCAGCGCACCAGCAGCAGTCCCAGGTGTGAGGCTAGGATGAAGGGCCAGGGGGATGTCCCAGggcaccagcccagccctgttGGAGCAGTAAGGGGGGTGCCGGCCAGATGCAGGGGCTTGGGTCAGAACAGCACTGCGAGTGGGCCAGCTGTGGGggagagcccccctccccccgagggagccctgggcagaggtgggatgGAGCCCAGCCATCAGGGGAGCCTGGACACGAGCAAAGGCCCCCAGGTGCTCACTCACCGGGTCCCCCCCGGAGGCGAAGGAGATGGACTGCATGTGATGGTTGGCGATGATCTGTGGGGAAGGAAGAGTCCTTGGTTAgactgtgatgaactgggaatgttcttcatGTTTTCTTTGAATGCTGGGTGGGTGCCTGTGatgcagcagggagagggaagtgttggcctgggaaggttgcaggggagttgtgctgggactggctgcatcggggatgggagactttccttgaggcCAGGCTGAGCAGGTAACATGAGAACCAGGAGGGgagttggaggccaggtgacacctctgctccggaaatggacaaaggctggggggaggggccggggggaagCTGGATGGGAGgactggagggagtttcagtttggagctcgctgggaaatggaggggagcccagactgggctctggcctccctggggccccctcaagatggacctaactgaggggtCTTGTTGTCTGTACCCGCaaggcctgtcttggactgtgtttctgTCGTCTatataaaccttctgttttattggctggctgagagtcctggtgagtcgcaggaagccgggggtgcagggccttgtctcccccaaacTCCATGACATAGACACAGCACCGGCTGCTTTCCCCAGCCAGGGATGCCTGTGGGGGGGAGGTACCCCCAGGGACATGCGGTCTGCATTCGGCCTTCGGacgccccctggagctggcagccaTGGACCGGCCcggcacagtgcatcatgggccTGGGTCGAACCAGTGACCCCCTGTGGGGGGCCCAACACACAGGGTACAAGGGGCAGGCCAGGCCTGTGTCCCCCAGGTAGACAGGGAGCGGAGCTGCAGACTGGGTAGGCAGGGGCGGGAGCCCCACGCTGGTTGTTCCCCAGCCAGAGCaggctagcagggggctctgtggcCCCGGCAAGGCTCACCTGTTTGCAGTCGGACGCCATGAGGTTGAGGCTGCTGGTGGAGATGGTGAGGGTGATGGGCATGCCGGCGAACTTGAGGTTGCTCTTCCCCAGGATGGAGTTCAGCGAGCGGCCGCAGGGCTGCAGAAGCAAAGGGCCGTCtgaatcccccctccccccgccaaggCAGGCCCCTGAGCGCCCAGGGCTCAGCACTTCGCATCTCCCACCCCAGGCAGCCCCAGGCCTGGCACCTGGGAGCCTCTGCATAGCAGAGTGCGCCGAGGCCCTGGCCTCAGCCACACCAGCTCCCTGGCAGCCCAGCCCCTGTGCAGGCCCCACCGCCCGGGAAAGgcagcagcccaacccctccagcctggcttAGCACTCCATCTGCCCCCACCTCACATCCATTAACCAGCAGCAGGGCGCCCTGTGCACTGAGCGGGGGAGGGCTGCACTGGAGCAGCCAGCGTCACTCCTCCATTAGCGCCAGACAGGGCCGCTATTGATCAGCCCCCCGCAGCGGGGGACCTATCCCAGCCCAGCCGCGGCTGCCATCCCACTGCCGGGGCAGCCACAGGGGCTGGTCAGGAGAGGGCTGAAGGCTCCTGCTCCAATAGATGGGGGGGAAGCATGGGGGTGCACAGGCACCTCCCCAGCCCATAGTGTGTCGTCCCCCCGCCTCCCCCGAAGCCTCCTGCCAGACACCAGCACTGCCTGATTCCTAGACCCCGGAGTCAATTCCCAGTTCTGACCCAGCTGACCGGGGCCTGGTCCTTCCCGCCCCCTGGGGTGTGTGGGTGAGAGCATAAGTGCGTGAGAGGTGAAGGAGTCGAGTCCTGGCCTTTTGCCTCTGCACCTCCACCATGTTCGCCCCTCGCTCACGCCCCCACCCCGGCCCCAGACTCTGGGTTCCTGCTCAACTGCCAGAGTGCGCTGCCGTTACCCGGCCTGGCCTTACCTTCCTCCTCCGGACGGCTCCTTTGGCACTGGGCACTGCCTCGCACACCAGGCTGATTGCCtccctgtggggaccacagggcAAAGtcagggcagccccagggagtgGCCAGGCCCCCACCAtttcccccagggacccccgccCTTCCCCCAGTATCCCTTCCC contains the following coding sequences:
- the SHC1 gene encoding SHC-transforming protein 1 isoform X1, with the protein product MFLEFLLCRVLAALGSLPLWGAATSLPAPEPLACPSPSSMDLLQKSKYSHLRNESVSSLEEAVAGAGSPGSPVESLIATQSLPGSLSSSSLSPMLPIGELSSESEDSPTTLCSFFPKMASLKLSYPANLLSLRGFSAVGMKEAESLEEPGAVLATAGASSPNSVGPVAVCPQDMNKLSCGKKTRVEGGQLGGDEWTRHGSFVNKPTRGWLHPDDKVMGPGVSYLVRYMGCVEVLQSMRALDFNTRTQVTREAISLVCEAVPSAKGAVRRRKPCGRSLNSILGKSNLKFAGMPITLTISTSSLNLMASDCKQIIANHHMQSISFASGGDPDTAEYVAYVAKDPVNQRACHILECPEGLAQDVISTIGQAFELRFKQYLKNPPKLVTPHDRMAGFDGSAWDEEEEEPSDHQYYNDFPGKEPPLGGVVDMRLRDGASVAPTPNHLGATLPVGQMSSAEHDPRKQHPPVQGRDKYASGAVPAIRTDLFDDPSYVNVQNLDRSRQASAASIPCTANGSAQRDLFDMKPFEDALRVPPAVPMGLPPAQLLASMEEQLRREPWYHGKMSRKEAEKLLKVNGDFLVRESTTTPGQYVLTGLQGGQPKHLLLVDPEGVVRTKDHRFESVSHLISYHMDNHLPIISAGSELCLQQPVERRL
- the SHC1 gene encoding SHC-transforming protein 1 isoform X3; translated protein: MEYVDMNKLSCGKKTRVEGGQLGGDEWTRHGSFVNKPTRGWLHPDDKVMGPGVSYLVRYMGCVEVLQSMRALDFNTRTQVTREAISLVCEAVPSAKGAVRRRKPCGRSLNSILGKSNLKFAGMPITLTISTSSLNLMASDCKQIIANHHMQSISFASGGDPDTAEYVAYVAKDPVNQRACHILECPEGLAQDVISTIGQAFELRFKQYLKNPPKLVTPHDRMAGFDGSAWDEEEEEPSDHQYYNDFPGKEPPLGGVVDMRLRDGASVAPTPNHLGATLPVGQMSSAEHDPRKQHPPVQGRDKYASGAVPAIRTDLFDDPSYVNVQNLDRSRQASAASIPCTANGSAQRDLFDMKPFEDALRVPPAVPMGLPPAQLLASMEEQLRREPWYHGKMSRKEAEKLLKVNGDFLVRESTTTPGQYVLTGLQGGQPKHLLLVDPEGVVRTKDHRFESVSHLISYHMDNHLPIISAGSELCLQQPVERRL
- the SHC1 gene encoding SHC-transforming protein 1 isoform X4 — translated: MNKLSCGKKTRVEGGQLGGDEWTRHGSFVNKPTRGWLHPDDKVMGPGVSYLVRYMGCVEVLQSMRALDFNTRTQVTREAISLVCEAVPSAKGAVRRRKPCGRSLNSILGKSNLKFAGMPITLTISTSSLNLMASDCKQIIANHHMQSISFASGGDPDTAEYVAYVAKDPVNQRACHILECPEGLAQDVISTIGQAFELRFKQYLKNPPKLVTPHDRMAGFDGSAWDEEEEEPSDHQYYNDFPGKEPPLGGVVDMRLRDGASVAPTPNHLGATLPVGQMSSAEHDPRKQHPPVQGRDKYASGAVPAIRTDLFDDPSYVNVQNLDRSRQASAASIPCTANGSAQRDLFDMKPFEDALRVPPAVPMGLPPAQLLASMEEQLRREPWYHGKMSRKEAEKLLKVNGDFLVRESTTTPGQYVLTGLQGGQPKHLLLVDPEGVVRTKDHRFESVSHLISYHMDNHLPIISAGSELCLQQPVERRL
- the SHC1 gene encoding SHC-transforming protein 1 isoform X2, whose translation is MFLEFLLCRVLAALGSLPLWGAATSLPAPEPLACPSPSSMDLLQKSKYSHLRNESVSSLEEAVAGAGSPGSPVESLIATQSLPGSLSSSSLSPMLPIGELSSESEDSPTTLCSFFPKMASLKLSYPANLLSLRGFSAVGMKEAESLEEPGAVLATAGASSPNSVGPVAVCPQDMNKLSCGKKTRVEGGQLGGDEWTRHGSFVNKPTRGWLHPDDKVMGPGVSYLVRYMGCVEVLQSMRALDFNTRTQVTREAISLVCEAVPSAKGAVRRRKPCGRSLNSILGKSNLKFAGMPITLTISTSSLNLMASDCKQIIANHHMQSISFASGGDPDTAEYVAYVAKDPVNQRACHILECPEGLAQDVISTIGQAFELRFKQYLKNPPKLVTPHDRMAGFDGSAWDEEEEEPSDHQYYNDFPGKEPPLGGVVDMRLRDGASVAPTPNHLGATLPVGQMSSAEHDPRKQHPPVQGRDKYASGAVPAIRTDLFDDPSYVNVQNLDRSRQASAASIPCTANGSAQRDLFDMKPFEDALRVPPAVPMGLPPAQLLASMEEQLRREPWYHGKMSRKEAEKLLKVRTKDHRFESVSHLISYHMDNHLPIISAGSELCLQQPVERRL